In one window of Opitutus sp. GAS368 DNA:
- a CDS encoding AraC family transcriptional regulator: MFSSRALRPVAVTFPAHGIFVLESHHTRGFRMPPVRHDFLKVIQPFAGGGWLVRKGLRVPLQPGDVVLVPAGERHHIEDSGTRPLSLYALCVAPAAPTPVTGGVFRAYRHFPSPPWGPEFRGLIRHLLHEQTLGRPGSDLMMLGLTWQALGHIARAASGRQPLRGERTHLPAQARVAAYAAELSRTFYHRQSVDAAAAALGLSRRHFTQLFRGITGESWLERLRLYRLAHARRLLRETGRSATSIGYECGFEDITTFYRTFKAAEGTSPLAWRNSGGVSARLRRRPHRQKTASSTPN, translated from the coding sequence GTGTTCTCCTCCCGCGCCCTGCGACCCGTCGCAGTCACCTTTCCCGCCCACGGGATCTTCGTGCTGGAAAGCCATCACACGCGTGGGTTCCGCATGCCGCCGGTGCGGCACGATTTCCTCAAGGTCATCCAGCCGTTTGCCGGCGGCGGCTGGCTGGTGCGCAAGGGACTCCGGGTGCCGCTGCAGCCGGGGGATGTCGTGCTGGTGCCGGCCGGAGAGCGCCATCACATCGAGGACAGCGGCACGCGCCCGCTGAGCCTCTACGCGTTGTGTGTGGCCCCGGCTGCCCCGACGCCCGTGACCGGCGGCGTCTTCCGGGCTTACCGCCACTTTCCCTCTCCGCCTTGGGGCCCCGAGTTTCGCGGGCTTATCCGGCACCTGCTGCACGAGCAAACGCTGGGCCGGCCGGGCTCCGACCTCATGATGCTCGGCCTCACCTGGCAGGCCCTGGGCCATATTGCGCGCGCGGCCAGCGGCCGGCAACCCCTGCGCGGGGAACGCACCCATCTGCCCGCCCAGGCCCGGGTCGCAGCTTACGCGGCGGAACTGTCCCGCACCTTCTACCACCGGCAAAGCGTGGACGCGGCGGCCGCCGCACTGGGATTGAGCCGGCGGCATTTCACCCAGCTGTTCCGCGGGATCACCGGCGAGTCCTGGCTGGAGCGGCTGCGGCTGTACCGCCTGGCCCATGCGCGGCGCCTGCTGCGGGAAACGGGACGCTCGGCGACCTCCATCGGTTATGAGTGCGGCTTTGAGGACATCACGACCTTCTACCGCACCTTCAAGGCCGCCGAGGGCACCAGTCCGCTGGCGTGGCGCAACAGCGGCGGCGTCTCCGCTCGGCTGCGCCGCCGGCCCCACCGCCAGAAGACGGCTTCCAGCACGCCGAATTGA